The following proteins are co-located in the Triticum aestivum cultivar Chinese Spring chromosome 1A, IWGSC CS RefSeq v2.1, whole genome shotgun sequence genome:
- the LOC123069860 gene encoding berberine bridge enzyme-like Cyn d 4, with amino-acid sequence MARTPRTTILHLVLTLCCILWVQNTPSLASTASAIDEFLGCLSADIPSGLIQTPATPSSYSALLLSTARNLRYVLPDTSKPLGIIAATEHAHAQTTVRCGRRHGVRVRVRSGGHDYEGLSYASVHLHKYNEPFAVLDLAALRAIHVDAARAEAWVESGATVGELYYAVGAASRSLGFPAGSCPTMGIGGHLSGGGFGSLARKYGLSADNVLDALVVDTDGRLVNRSTMGEDHFWALCGGGGESFGVVLSWKVRLVPVPETVTVFSIVRSRSQSAVELITKWQEMAPASPQELYLRVLVLNQQANFQALFLGRCGGLHRLMQDRFPELGMTEQDCEEVSWVQSTAFFGFSTTSVPPEQLLNRSSNPSYYLKAKSDHVQEPIPRDVWESIWTTWLEKPEAALLMLDPYGGVMSSIPPSETPFPHRQGNLYQLQYYSFWYENGTAAAEKRMSWVRGLYKEMEPYVSKNPRAVYVNYRDLDLGTNELDGDVTSYEKARVSWGDKYFKGNFKRLAAVKTMVDPHDFFRNEQSIPPLPTAKMMIDSI; translated from the coding sequence ATGGCAAGGACACCGAGGACGACAATTTTACACCTTGTCCTAACCCTCTGCTGCATCCTCTGGGTTCAAAACACGCCCTCTTTAGCTTCCACTGCAAGTGCAATCGATGAATTCCTTGGGTGCCTCTCGGCGGACATCCCGTCTGGCCTCATCCAGACCCCGGCAACCCCGTCGTCCTACTCCGCCCTCCTGCTGTCCACCGCCCGGAACCTCCGCTACGTCCTGCCGGACACCTCCAAGCCTCTAGGGATCATCGCGGCCACCGAGCACGCCCACGCGCAGACCACCGTGCGCTGCGGCCGCCGCCACGGCGTCCGCGTCCGCGTGCGCAGCGGCGGCCACGACTACGAGGGCCTGTCCTACGCCTCCGTCCACCTCCACAAGTACAACGAGCCGTTCGCGGTGCTGGACCTCGCCGCTCTCCGGGCGATCCACGTCGACGCGGCGCGTGCTGAGGCGTGGGTCGAGTCCGGCGCCACCGTCGGCGAGCTCTACTACGCCGTCGGCGCCGCCAGCCGCTCGCTGGGGTTCCCGGCGGGCTCTTGCCCCACCATGGGCATCGGCGGCCACCTTAGCGGTGGCGGGTTTGGCTCGCTGGCACGCAAGTACGGCCTCTCCGCCGACAACGTCCTCGACGCCCTCGTCGTGGACACCGACGGAAGGCTGGTGAACAGGAGCACCATGGGGGAGGACCACTTCTGGGCTCTCTGTGGCGGAGGCGGCGAGAGCTTCGGCGTGGTGCTGTCGTGGAAGGTGCGGCTGGTCCCCGTGCCGGAGACCGTCACGGTGTTCAGCATCGTCCGGTCAAGGAGCCAATCCGCCGTCGAACTGATCACCAAATGGCAGGAGATGGCGCCGGCTTCACCGCAAGAGCTGTACCTCCGCGTGCTCGTGCTGAACCAGCAGGCTAATTTCCAAGCGCTGTTTCTCGGCCGGTGCGGCGGCCTCCATCGGCTCATGCAAGACCGCTTCCCTGAGCTCGGGATGACGGAGCAAGACTGCGAGGAGGTGAGCTGGGTGCAGTCCACGGCCTTCTTCGGCTTCTCCACGACGTCCGTGCCACCGGAGCAGCTCCTCAACAGGAGCAGCAACCCGAGCTACTACCTCAAGGCCAAGTCGGACCACGTGCAGGAGCCGATTCCAAGGGACGTGTGGGAGAGCATATGGACGACATGGCTGGAGAAGCCCGAGGCGGCGCTGCTCATGCTGGACCCTTACGGCGGCGTGATGAGCAGCATCCCGCCGTCGGAGACGCCGTTCCCGCACCGGCAGGGGAACCTCTACCAGCTCCAGTACTACTCCTTCTGGTACGAgaacgggacggcggcggcggagaagcggATGAGCTGGGTCAGGGGGCTGTACAAGGAGATGGAGCCCTACGTGTCCAAGAACCCGAGGGCGGTGTACGTCAACTACAGGGACCTTGACCTGGGGACGAATGAGCTGGACGGTGACGTGACGAGCTATGAGAAGGCTAGAGTCAGCTGGGGAGACAAGtatttcaaaggaaattttaagAGGTTGGCAGCCGTGAAGACCATGGTGGATCCCCATGATTTCTTCAGGAATGAGCAGAGCATCCCTCCTCTTCCCACTGCCAAAATGATGATAGATTCCATTTGA